A genomic region of Tamandua tetradactyla isolate mTamTet1 chromosome 2, mTamTet1.pri, whole genome shotgun sequence contains the following coding sequences:
- the FUT7 gene encoding alpha-(1,3)-fucosyltransferase 7, whose translation MSHAGYDPARRLWASWLCWGLTGTALLAATWLLQLPRLAPAGPPAPQPMLTILIWHWPFTNRPPELPSDTCASYGVAHCRLSANRSLLASADIVVFHHRELQTRQAHLPLAQRPRGQPWVWASMESPSHTHGLGRLRGIFNWVLSYRRDSDIFVPYGRLEPRAGPAPPLPAKSGLAAWVVSNFQEKQKRARLYRQLAPHLRVDVFGRATGRPLCANCLLPTVARYRFYLSFENSQHRDYITEKFWRNALAAGTVPVVLGPPRAAYEALVPPDAFVHVDDFGSARQLAAFLAGVNESCYRRFFAWRDRLRVRLLADWRERFCAICARYPHLPRGQVYEDLEGWFQA comes from the exons ATGAGTCACGCCG GGTATGACCCTGCCCGGAGGCTCTGGGCCTCCTGGCTGTGCTGGGGCCTGACTGGGACGGCCTTGCTGGCAGCCACATGGCTCCTGCAGTTGCCTAGGCTGGCCCCGGCGGGACCTCCGGCACCCCAGCCCATGCTCACTATCCTCATCTGGCATTGGCCCTTCACCAACCGGCCCCCAGAGCTGCCCAGTGACACCTGCGCCAGCTACGGCGTAGCCCACTGCCGCCTGAGCGCCAACCGCAGCCTGCTGGCCAGTGCCGATATCGTGGTGTTCCACCACCGCGAGCTGCAGACGCGGCAGGCGCACCTGCCCCTGGCGCAGCGGCCGCGCGGGCAGCCCTGGGTGTGGGCTTCCATGGAGTCACCCAGCCACACCCACGGCCTCGGTCGCCTCCGCGGCATCTTCAACTGGGTGCTGAGCTACCGGCGCGACTCTGACATCTTCGTGCCCTACGGCCGCCTGGAGCCCCGTGCAGGGCCTGCACCGCCACTGCCAGCCAAGAGCGGCCTGGCCGCCTGGGTGGTCAGCAACTTCCAGGAGAAGCAAAAGCGGGCACGGCTGTACCGGCAGCTGGCGCCACACCTGCGGGTGGACGTGTTCGGCCGTGCCACCGGGCGACCCCTCTGCGCCAACTGCCTGCTGCCCACCGTGGCCCGTTACCGCTTCTACCTATCCTTCGAGAACTCCCAGCACCGCGACTACATCACCGAGAAGTTCTGGCGCAATGCGCTGGCGGCCGGCACCGTGCCGGTGGTGCTGGGGCCCCCGCGGGCCGCCTACGAGGCCTTGGTGCCGCCGGACGCCTTCGTGCACGTGGACGACTTTGGCTCCGCCCGCCAGCTGGCTGCTTTCCTCGCCGGCGTGAACGAGAGCTGCTACAGGCGCTTCTTCGCCTGGCGTGACCGGCTCCGCGTGCGGCTCCTGGCCGACTGGCGGGAACGCTTCTGTGCCATCTGTGCCCGCTACCCACACCTGCCTCGGGGCCAGGTCTACGAGGACCTGGAGGGCTGGTTCCAGGCCTGA